The following coding sequences lie in one Monomorium pharaonis isolate MP-MQ-018 chromosome 1, ASM1337386v2, whole genome shotgun sequence genomic window:
- the LOC105830068 gene encoding uncharacterized protein LOC105830068 gives MLNQEIVTFSGDTAVAKLDIQLGKGPFAPTADGLIKIGEPMTLVVSVEGDPGFDLQVRIKNHLNNA, from the coding sequence ATGTTGAACCAGGAGATCGTTACCTTCAGTGGCGACACTGCAGTAGCCAAACTAGATATTCAACTCGGTAAAGGACCTTTCGCACCAACAGCCGATGGACTCATAAAAATTGGAGAACCAATGACCCTAGTAGTCTCCGTAGAAGGTGATCCTGGTTTTGATCTCCAGGTGCGCATTAAAAATCATCTTAATAACgcataa